The uncultured Sphaerochaeta sp. genome includes the window TGGATCCATCTGGGGGCCCAGTACATCATCAGCATACCTTTGGTAGGCAACACAGTCGGCCATCATGTTGCTTATGATCAGGCCCTTCAATGCCTCAGGGTGAGCAAGTGCATATTCCATTGCCAAGACCCCTCCCCAGGAGTGGCCAAGGAGGAAGAAATTATCCGGTCCCAAGCCCAAGGCTTTCCGTACTTGGTCCACCTCATCGACAAATCGCTCGATGGTCCAGAAAGAACGGTCACCAGGATTGTCTGAATTGTGACTCCCTAGTTGATCATAGTAGATGTACTCGATGTCACTGTCTGAGAAATGCTCTTCAAAACTCTTGAAGTATTCATGGTTCATGCCAGGTCCACCATGTAATAACAACAGTCTCTTGCTTGGGTTGTTGCCACAGCGCTGTACCCAGACATTGAACTCCCCTTGTGGGGTCTTGATTGGAATCATCATTGTTTCTCGTTCCATACATTCCTCCTTTCTGGAATTGTTACCCCTAGTGTACCTCATCTACCCACACATTGCAGTGAGAAAAATGCCTATGAGACAAACCAGGTCCCTTGCGTTCGTAAAAAAGGTGCGGTAAGGTAAATATGGAAAATACCTTACATTCAGTAAGTATTGTATGCAATGTATGAGGAGCCTACCATGAAGAAACCGATCATCTACCTACTTCTGGCACTAGTTATAATCCTTGGTACCGGGTGTAATTTGTTTCCATATATGGATAAAACTGTTTACTTCTATGAGATGGCAGGCTCGTATAATAATGATTCTACCTACAGACTTGCACATCAAAGTGGGGGACATACCATCATCATGAGTAGGGGCGAAGCTGGAAAGGAACTCACAGAGTCTCAAGCAGAAGGATATATTGATCGAACTGAGTTCTCACTGTCTCTAAACGAGACTCCTCTTGTTGCACAGGGAGAGAAGACCGTCAGAGAACTGGGCGATACCGGCTGGCATGTGGTGCAATCGTTTACTTTGCCTGAATTGGCAAAAGGAAGGTATACATTGATAGGGGAAACTGAGTTTATTCAGTATGGGAATTCCAGGAGAAACGAGGTGACCTTGATAATTACTTCATTCCTCGCATTTTAATACCTAATATTATTTTAGCTGTATCCGTATTAGCGAATTTTTTGGAGTTTCTATTGCTGTTTCATTTGTCTTATAAAAGATGGTATTTTGGTTTCATCGGTCTATTGTGCTTGGTGTTTATGGTTGCATGCAGTCCTGATACTCTTACTGTTATTCCAGTCGAGCAAATCAGCATATCCAGTGATGTTGACTATGTGGTTGAAGGGGAGACCCTTCAG containing:
- a CDS encoding proline iminopeptidase-family hydrolase — translated: MERETMMIPIKTPQGEFNVWVQRCGNNPSKRLLLLHGGPGMNHEYFKSFEEHFSDSDIEYIYYDQLGSHNSDNPGDRSFWTIERFVDEVDQVRKALGLGPDNFFLLGHSWGGVLAMEYALAHPEALKGLIISNMMADCVAYQRYADDVLGPQMDPAVLKRIKELEAAGQYTSEEYEALLVPYYERHVLRRPMAEWPQCVTSSLENANQDLYVYMQGPSEFGIAGVLETWDRSKDLPKITIPTLVIGAEYDTMDPSYMEWMSKQLPKGEYLYCPNAGHMAMWDDPEGYHGGLKQFINKV